The Cuculus canorus isolate bCucCan1 chromosome 12, bCucCan1.pri, whole genome shotgun sequence DNA segment TCTGACTGAGACAGAAGAAGCATTGATAGCTTTTCCTATCTACAGCCTCgacaaggaaggaaagcagcGGTTTTCCTTTCATAAAGGCAAACACTTCTCTCATTGCCAGACAAATCCTGAAGGCAGATACTGTTGAATTCTTACCAGTGGAATCCTTGCTCTCAAGACACAGTCTGAGGGAGTAGAGGTTCTGCCCAAGTTCTTGGATGCTGGCTGGAGCATCCTCAACCCCCACAGATATGAATCCTGAAAGCAAGTCCCATCCGGGTCACCAAAACAACATGGAAAGTGATGGCAAATGGAACTCTTTTAAGagtcattttggagttttagaacacaagcatcctttatcagccCTTCTTCACAGTGAACTTTTCAACTCCTTGTGCATGCTCTTAGAGTCTTTGGGCACTTCTTCAAGGTCGCATCTGTTCTGAGCtggttcttcttcctcttatcATCGCACTAGTCCTTGTTATCAggcttaattagatacagtcacattctttcccattctttctaactgcagccttgttaaaattccttatgtAAGTATCCAGGCACAGGCTAGCTAAattattattcaagctaatcctgtattttagttctaaaatcacaaaaactatacataatattcaaacCTATAACAGGTTAGTAACTCATAACAAATAATCTCTTCCTTCAGTTTATCACAAGGCAGTGATCCCCATCAATCACGTGCAGTGAGACAACAGCAGGGATGGATCTCCCATTTATATGCATACATTTTCCCACAAACcatatgcatattctattattttctaggggctaattttaatattattatgaaCTTCGCAACAGTCTCTCGCTCGTTgggagctttggctccagctctgccctggcctttgggatggggaaaggaggggatGGCGGAGGAGACACCTGCTCAGTACAGATCCCACTGAACACAAAGCGTTATCGCCTTCAAGGGATGAGGAGTGCCtgcaaaacactgcttgaaGGAGAACGTGCTGCCAGAGGGACGTGCCGTGTTTCAAAGAACACAAGTACTGAGATAAAACTTCACTCTCCTTTCGCTTAAATTAAAGATATTCCCCTTTTTGTCACAGTGACCCCTTCTTGTATCAGAACCGCGTGTTTCCAGCAGGACTTGGGGGTGGCCACGGCTCCCGGGCTCCGCCCGCCGTGCAGCCGCAATCGCGTCCCCCGGCAGCGCTGGGAGCAGCGCCGGGAGGGCCGGGAGGGCCGAGGCCACAGCGCGATGCTCGCCCGGCAGCTGCTGCGGCCCCGCGGGCTCAGTAAGGGGGGGAGCGAGGGGAGGAGGTGCTCGGGGCCGCCACACACTAAGGGCGGCGGGAAGGGGGGGCGCTGGGGAGGGGCCGGGCGAGCCCATCTCACCCGCGGGGTGGAGGGGgcgctggggaggggatgggagagCCCATCTCACCCGCGGGGTAGAGGGGTTTTCATATATTATCATAGAATGTTTGGATCGGAAGGGAATTTaaaaatcacccagttccaaccccccctgcgacgggcggggacacctcccactagatggggctgcccaaagccccatccaaaccaCCTAGGGTTAGGCTTTGGGGAGGGTCTGGGCGAGGCCATCTCACCGGCCGGGGGGCGGCAGAGAGGGGGCTGGGCGAGGCCATCTCGGCTGCGGGGGGGACGGGGACTGTCatggactcatagaatcatataaccatagagtcatagaatagtttgtcggaagggaccttaaagcccatccggttccaacgccgtgccatgggcagggacacctcccactagctggggctgcccaaagcccatccaacccaCCTCGGGTTAGGTTTTGGGGAGGGTCTGGACGAGGCCATTTCAcccgcggggagggggggaactTTGGGGAGGGTCCGGTCGGCGCCATCCCACCCGCGGGGAGCGAGGGGGCGGCCCCCCTCCGTCCCGCCTGCAGTGGGCCGTGCCGGTTTGCGCGggcttttccctctcccctcacGGCGCAGCAATGCCTGCTCCCGAGGCTGTCCCGCTGCCATCCCCCAGCAAGAGGCAGAAGGGCTCGGGGCCCGGGGAGCCAGATGGGCGGCTCCGCTTCGCCAAGCTGTCTGACAACGCCGTCACCCCCTCCAGGGGCTCTGCTCGGGCCGCGGGCTACGATCTCTACAGGTAAGGGCTCCTCGGCCCGGTTCCGCGCGGGTCGTTGGGAGAGGCCCCACGAGAAGAGGAGGCGAGACCCCGCCTGTTTTTAGCTCCCTTTGGTATAAGAAGCGGTTACTGCTAcaaaaaatgcaatatatttgacttaagctaaagtaaagtcTCACCTAAGTAGTTGTGTGCTTTGAAAGTTAGTCAGCATATCCCCCTGACAGCACGTTTTCTTGCATGCACTGCTTATCCAGCCACTGTCCATCCCCTGAAGGTGATAacgtcttgtgttcagtgtggtCTGTGCTAAGCAGGTGTCTCCTCTGCCAttccctctctctgcagcctttccccatcccaaaggcaaggtcagacagagctggagccaaagctccaaatgagcaagagttttgactgttgcagagtttcataatattaaaatcagtccttggaaagtaatagaatatgcataaagatttctgggaaaatttatctgtatgcatgtaagtgggaaatctgttgcatccccagctcttgtctcattGCACACAATTTATGGAGATCAGTCtctcatgttgcccaggcctgataatggatgcttgctttctaaatctCCAAAGCGAGTCTtaaagagttttatttgccagtaTTTTTGGTATCACCatccttctccattcctctccCCTCATTTCCAGAGATCTGTGGTCCAGTCatgctgcagcactgctctcaTCAGGTAGCGATGCAGTCCTTGGGCAAAAGTCAGGCTTGATCCCCAGTTGCTGTTGGCACTGGCATTGCCTGGGTGCCTTCCtactgagagaagaaaatggcagTGTATGTGGGCTCTCCCTGCCAGTGCTTGGGCTTTTCAGATTTCCTCGTGGCTGTTGGATGCTGCCTGTCAAAGGAAGTTGTGCAGTTTGATAGTGCTCCTAGCTGGAAGCCATGTGTGTTGCTGTACAGACTTGCATTTTGGTTGGCTTGAACTGATAACAGATATTGCTCAAGGGTTTTCGCGGCGTTCTGGAAAAACTGCAACTAGGCTGTGGTTGTTTGCATACTGCTTCTGAGATCAAATGCAATCACTAGTTATATCTGAATTGCACTGAATAAGTAATATATAAGACTTAGACGTCTTTCTTCCTTCACCTATCCGAATTCCTTCCTGAAGCTTAGCTTAACTGCACTTGACACTTTTCCTTTGTATTCCTTTTGTCTTGTCAGGTTTGGTGGTGTTGTTCACTATACACCTGGAAAAAGTCCccttgataaaaaaaatctttcagttcTTCCCGGTGTTTAAAAATCAGTCCTTCATCAAGGTCAAGATATGCTTGCCTTAAACAAGCAGAGTAGTATCACTGTGGTACTGTCACCCCTGCTTTTCATTAAGCTTCCTGTTGGGTAGCTTCAGACAGTTCTTAAAGTGTCTCTAGTTTGCAGTTCCCAGCAGAATCATGCTATTAGTGAACTTCTGACCTGCTCAGAGAAAGCAATATTGTTGCCTAAAGTTTAGCTTTATAGATTACTATTTTGCATTTCGACTAGTTCATCTTCTGTATAAAGCTAATCAGAAGAGTGTATTACCTTAaagtttctgcttttgcatgCAGGCTGCACAACCCCATACACCTAGTGCTTAATGTAAAgtgaaatgtgtattttttttctctatcttaTGAGTTGAAAGCCACTTAAAACTAGCAATCTTCAGACTATGCTGCTCAAATGACTCTACTGAAATCTTAAGTTAGTACCATCAAAATGTGATTATCTCTTGTTTTAGAATCTGCATTAGATTTTGCAAATctgtaattatttcttatttaaattccATGGTATAAATTCTCAGCAAGAATGATTGAGTAATTTTGTACCTTAAGttatagagaagaaaattttcaagatATTCTATATAAActagtgtttcttttttaatgtagtgCGTATGACTGTGTGATACCACCCATGGAAAAGGCTGTAGTGAAAACAGACATTCAAATTGCACTTCCTTCTGGATGCTATGGCCGAGTAGGTAAGTGAACAGGCTGTAAATAGGCTGCAGAGTCATTGCAGAACAGGTTTGACACCATCTTCATGTTTAGATTCTGTCTAAAGCTTTCAGAAgtagaatacagaaaaaaaaagtgtcacaCGGCTGCATGATTTATTACGCTTCATAGTAGACGTTTCTTATCAAATACTCTTGAGGTCTGATGTATGTCTAGTGACAAAAAGATGATTAGCAAAAAGTTTCATAATCTTATGTACACTTTTATGGGCTATGTGATAGTACACTATTTCTTTAGAGTTTCAGAACTGGAATCACAAAAACCAATAGGTAATGGACATACAGAAAATACACCTCTGAGTGTTTAAAAATTAACCCTAAAGTGAGAGTACTTGTTTAGTAGAATTTGACTACTTTTTGTGGCAGAAGCTGTGTGAgatactttgttttgttttgcacattctttttctgaattgcatataaattcttaaagaaaaaaagcaatagccACTGCAATGGAAGAACATAATCAGAGCTCATCTAGAAGAGAACGtgtgtgcatttctgttttcccataCAAAAAACGTCTTGAAGAGAGTAATATTTTAGCATTTCAAAGTAGGCTACAGTaagttaaacaaacaaacaaaccgaCCCTGCACATAATTTGATTTATCTCTGTACAATATTTCTTAGTAAATTGATTACTAAATACTGTTTTTCCATCGTAACTTGAACAGATTTATCTAATAGTCTTGAATTATTCCAGACCACCAGTGGCTACCAAAAATAAACCGAGATTAGATATTTGTTGTCTGCTCCAGCTGCGTTTCTTGGAGAAACCTACTCTGCAATTGGTGGTCTAAAAGATATGCTTATGTAATTTAAAGATTGCAATTTCATTGTAGCCTGTAGGagctgttattttgtttaatatatgTTAATACACACAATAGTTCCTGTAAAGTCATGTTTAATTTAGAAAGACTGTGAAAACCGTTCTTGCTGCCATGACTTTGCAGACATGCTAACTGATAAATATTATGTAAGagtttcaaaagaaatacattattatacttataaaaaaattcttgttttctagCACCGCGTTCTGGTTTAGCTGCAAAGCACTTCATAGATGTTGGTGGTAagtttttcatcctttttacTAATAAATCTTGATTGCAGAAGTGCTTCAGCCTCAAATTGTTATACCTGTAACTAAATAATGCTAGCTTCATTGGCAGTCTGGGAGAAGGAGATAACTGGGTAATACCTCCGAGAGCTAGTGCATcataactattttaaaatgtgctgaaTTATAAaaactactgatttttttctttaaaaaaacactttgtaCTTTTGTAGGCAATGCCTGacacaagttatttttttcatttaggcTTTAAAGATGATGACTTACATTCTGCTTTCTCCATTTTGACTAAACACgtgcgattttttttttttttcagtctagcGTAGGCTCTGAATGATTAAATCAATAACACACAAGTATTCTTTTATGTAGATAATTTGTAGTAATACTGTTTGAAAGGAATGATAGAAGACACTGGAATACACCATTACTTGGGGTAGAATTGATGATTAGGATGAAAATGTATCATTTTTGTACATTAATGACAAATTGAAattcttttgaaacagaaataaaactaaaatccCACTTTCTACAAGTCTTCACTTTTTTGTTCAGTACTAGCAACAGATTTGTTTTGAacagggtgattttttttaaatattttgaacttTTCTTTAGTCTTGATTAGAAATTCACAGATCTCTTAAAAAAACGTGATTATAGGCATATCTATAACCAGAAGCCTTCATGAAAGCCTCGCTGTCCTTTTGCTATATCCTTATAACTGCAACATGGAGTAAATTACTTTGAAAGTTCAATTCCAGTTTTGCAGGGGTCTGATCAGAGCACGGGCAGATTCTGAAAGTAATGTGTTATAGAATGGCAACTGCATTGCACAGAAGTTCTGACCATTAAGATTACTGTGGTGTTATTCTGAGCACAGCTGTAACCATAGCAATTTAACTAGCACTAAATGTTCTAATTGtacaaaaatacagttctaAGTTAAGTAAAATGCTTTCTGCCTCCTAAAACCCTaagcaattgtttttttttctggcaacaGATTGTATTAAAAGAATCAAATCCTCTGTTTCTGAAGTAATGACATAAAGATGCATCTAATGGGTATTTTCAAAGGCGCTGGGTGGCCCAGAAAGTGTATTTTTTGCAAGCACATGATAATTTGAGTCATAGTGGAAGCTGAGCGGAAAAGTGTGCTGAAAGTTTGAGACCTTTCCACTAAGTCTTtgggagatttttttgttggtttgctctgtccttccctctcccccctgAGTGTTAAGCAAAAGAGACTACTTGGAACAGTGGTACTCTGCCTTTACTTGCTTTTAGGTTTGGCTCTAGAGGTGAGGAAGGGGGACTGTACAGATCCTTCTCTTTCTTATACCAAGTCCAcctaaaagaaaagcaattccCAGCATAATttagagctgctgcagagctgctttatTCTGTCTGCTTTACAGTGTTTCAAAATCCGGTTGTGCCCGATACCAGAGGTTAAAAGGGAGCATCTGTGCCAGCTTTGTGTCATTCAGACTTTGTCTTAAATAAGATTAGACTCTTGCATGTCTGTTACACtaagtttttttcagtgctgcaggaTAACTTACAAGAGATCACAAAACTTGGGATCAGATTCTCTATATCCTTATGACTGTTGTATACGTGGTCTACTACAGTGTGGTCCTTTTAAAGCAACACCTCTAATAAAACAGGTTTTTtgtttacatgaaaaatataaataccaGAAAGCTACTAATTGGAAATGCTTAGGAGGGTGATTTAGGATCAGATTTTAAAGCTGACAATTGACAAACCGTGAGTAAAATGTATTACGAAGAGCTAGTAGAGGACTtcttcttaaaagcaaaacaaaattttttttacatgagTTTAACTTGTCCTGCAGAAGTACTTTTGTCACAGTAAGAGTATTATccatttaagtaaaaataagttGCCAGAAGTCCTAAGACTTGGGGAGAAAATTTGGGATCGTGCAAGAATGTGTTCAGAATTCACATCTGCGAGGTGTGGATGCTTTCCCAACAAGTGACATGCCAAACTTCTGACAGTAAGGCAGAATGTCAGACTGCCAACTCCAGTGCATGATGTTTTCCAAAAATGTCTTTGATCATTTCCACCCAATACACATAATTTATGAAACTGCTTTTGTGCTCAGCAACACATATAATTATTGCAACTTGCTGTTCCGAGTAACAGAGTGCTAAGGTTGTTCAGGTCTTCCCAGGTCATAGTTTCCTGTATTCTCCAAGGATCCTACATTCTTTGCTACAAATATTATAGTTTGAACTTGGAATCCACACATTGGTGAGACTGAGTAAGACTATGTCAGTGGAGGTGTGATACATGTAAAGAGAAACTTATTGGTAGGGAAATCACTTTACATGATCTTTACCCAGCTGTGCCTTTAATGGAATTTGAAATTATCATGGCTTTGACAGTGTTTCAGTCACTCAGCCCAGCATTAGACAAATCTTTTTGCCTATACAACATTCTTAAATGTTATCTTCTTAATGTGTAACTTCAACTCAAATTGCGAGTTCTGTTTATATTTGGGTATGCTTTTAAAGAAGAAGCTTGCTCTTCCTCTCTGCATCATCTGGAAAGCTTTTATTCTCAGAAGTGTGCAGGATGTGCACTTCTTACCTGCTAGAAGTTACATTCAATACAATCTGTAGAACCATTACAAGGTGTTTACTTTATAACTAAGCTTAGAAAGCAAGTATTTTAGTGAGAGGGTTTTAGTCCCCTTTAGTGAATAATAAGTTGCTTAAGTTCTCACTGTTGCCAACTTCAGTTCAGCCAAAGAAATATTCATCAGTCCATTCCGTCTTTAGTTATCAGACAGTTTTCAAATCCTAGGGAGCCAGTCTCTAGCAGTAGTCAAATAGGTGGTCCAAAGAACTTGGTATGTATTCCTAGAAGTCTGCCTAGATGACAGTCTTTTCAACAAAtacttgtaaaataaattttagtgTCTACATAAAGCTGAGATTGTGCTAATGCCATTGTTCAAAGGTCAGGGAAGCTGTCTGACTAGATTAATTGCAAATCACTGTACATCCATTATAACACtccttttcagcaaaaaaaaaaaaaaaaaaaggtttgggttttaaaaagtggaaaaggaGTATTAAAGGAGTTTTAGTTTATTAAGTGTGTGTGTTGTGGTTCAACATTGAAACTTAGAGGTATATTCATACTAcaatttcctctgctttttatcATCTCTGAAGGTAGTACTTTGTATGCATGAGTTTGGGAATGTCTTGGAATGACATGTAATTTTAgtatttgaattatttctgcaaGTAGACTTCAAAATACATGCTTTGGTCCACAAGGAAGCCCGAACTCCAGTTTTTCTACTGGAAATGTGCTTTCTGTATGTgagaaaaaatcccaaaagGAGGAGaatatgattattttaatgtgtATTTGTAGTGTTCTGAACTATTTGGTTAATGAAGTAATATAAAATTTAAGAGGCTTGTTTTATGGTATTTACACTTGGATGTAGCTGAATGACAATCAGTTCCTTAAAGCTTTACTTTTGTTACCCTGCCCAACATACAGGATTTGGATCTGTGCAAATCCAtagctttcaaataaaaagttaGAGTTAAGAACAGATTTCTGCTTAACACTCAAAAGAGCTGAAGTTAGCAGAACAAATGGAGCCTGAATTTGGCCCAGCTGTCttgatttcagaaaaagcaTTACAACTAAAATTAGTAGTACAGTGGTGAAACACTTCGTGATATGCGATGGTGGGTTTCAGTTCTTTTTGCAAGATTGGTGAGTATTTTTagatatttcagtatttttcttatgtatTGTTTAATTGTGCATGAGTGGTATAAAGGGTGGCAAAATGAGCTGCTGCTACTAATTTAAATCTTATCTAATCTACTGAAAACAGTTGTTAACTGGATATCCCTCTTAACTCTTTATGACAGCTGGTGTAATTGATGAGGATTACAGGGGAAATGTTGGTGTGGTACTCTTCAACTTCGGCAAGGAAGCTTTTCAAGGTAAGAGGTGGGCTTCACAGAGGCTGTTTTCAGCCATCTGACTGGAAATGaaaacctgatttttctttaaaagtctaTGAAGGGTTAAAATTAGTagagaacatttttctccttacaGTTAACAAAAACATGGAAACTTAACAATGTTCTGtcaaggaaatacagaaagattcCACTCCTAGCAATTTAGGagcatgcaaaaaaaccccGCACAgctaaaaaccccaaaaattcACCACcactacaaaaccaaaacaaacaaactcccCCAAAAGATTTAGCTGAGCAGAACTTTATCTAAAAACTGATCCTGGGAAACACTAGTAATAGCGATACAGTTTTCCCGTAATCATGCTGTCTCTTGCAGTGAGTTTTAAGCTCAAGGCCCAGTTATAATATTGCCAGTGGTTTTGTGGCCTTTCGTGCAACTTATGTAAGAAGCTTGTGC contains these protein-coding regions:
- the DUT gene encoding deoxyuridine 5'-triphosphate nucleotidohydrolase, mitochondrial isoform X2, which produces MLARQLLRPRGLTMPAPEAVPLPSPSKRQKGSGPGEPDGRLRFAKLSDNAVTPSRGSARAAGYDLYSAYDCVIPPMEKAVVKTDIQIALPSGCYGRVAPRSGLAAKHFIDVGAGVIDEDYRGNVGVVLFNFGKEAFQVKKGDRIAQLICERIFYPELEEVQALDDTERGEGGFGSTGKN
- the DUT gene encoding deoxyuridine 5'-triphosphate nucleotidohydrolase, mitochondrial isoform X1, with the translated sequence MLARQLLRPRGLSAAMPAPEAVPLPSPSKRQKGSGPGEPDGRLRFAKLSDNAVTPSRGSARAAGYDLYSAYDCVIPPMEKAVVKTDIQIALPSGCYGRVAPRSGLAAKHFIDVGAGVIDEDYRGNVGVVLFNFGKEAFQVKKGDRIAQLICERIFYPELEEVQALDDTERGEGGFGSTGKN